The region TTTTATGTGTTCTCTGTTAGAAAAGATTTATTTGATGAGGAGCTCAGAGCGATTGATTTTTAGATTTGATAACCCTGGAGATCAAATATTGTGTCTTTCTATAATATCTTCCGGAATCCTTGATGGTCTGCCGGATGATATTGAAACGAGAGTGTAAAGTATTTTACCCTCAACACAGACTTTATTTGTAGATTTATTGAAAACCCATACATTTATTGTAACCTGTGCCCCGCTCCAATGACCAACCTGAGTTTTAACGACTGCAATATCACCAAACTTCATTTCTCTTTTATATTTTAATTGAACTTCACTTGCAAACCAGGTAAATCCTCTTTCAAAATATTCCTCCATCGGAACCTTATAACAATCACGCATCTGAATAAATCTTGCAGTCTGAATGTAATCAAGATATTTAGAGTTGTGAACATGATTGTTCATATCAATATCATCGGGACGAACAATGATCTCTGTTTCAAAAACTGAGTTTGTGTTATTATCCGGATTAGTCATTTACATTTCTATAAAATTTTGTAAAACTTTTAACCCTGCATCACCCGACATTTCGGGATGAAACTGAACTGCATAAGCATGATCTTTTTCAATCGAAGCGCAGCATTTATTTTTTTCAAAATAAGTTGAGGTTGATAAATCACTTTTGATCAGATAAAATGAATTATTAAAATAAAACTCTGACTGATCGTTTATACCATTAAACAAAACACTTGGTTTGCAAATACTAACTCTCTGCATTCCTTTATAAGAATTCTCATCTATTGACTGGTCAAACCTGGCTGCTGTTCCGGGAAAGAAACCGAGGCACGGAAAATTTCCTTCGTTCGAGTAATCTGACATTAACTGCATTCCAAGCCCGATTCCGAGAATGGGTTTTTTAACAACCCGAAGCACAGAATAAAGATTAAGCAATTGGATTTTCCGCATAACAGTTATTGCGCTTCCGCATCCTGCTAAAATAATTTTATCAGAATTACAGATATCAGATTCTTTTTTAGATACACTGAAATCATCTGTTATTTGTTTTAAAGATGCTGCAACCCTATCAATGCAAACATCACCGTAATCTACTAAGGTTATCATTTATTATTCTAAAAATTCACGCACCAAAAATCAACAAAACTTATGGAGTATTCAATAGTCGTAAAATTCTTTATTAATTGATTTGCATTAAATGATAAAAACAATTAAAGAATAATTCCGGGCTGGCAGCTGAACCTTTGTTTTTCAGCAATTATTTAATGTTGAGATAAATTGCGTAGAAATTAATTCAGAATTGCTGCTGAATTCTCGGCATAATAATGAGATTATTCTCACAATGTATTGTTTTTGTGATATGAATTAAAACCAGATACATTTTTAAAACAAATATTTGCGCAAAAGAAAATTAAATTATTATGCAAACAATTTTAGGCTCAACTGGTGTAATCGGTACCGGGCTTGCAAAATCCCTGACACAATACACAGACAAAATCAGATTAGTTAGCAGAAATCCAAAACAAGTAAATTCAACAGACCAGCTTGTAACTGCGGATCTTACAGATGCTCATCAGACTTTAACTGCTGTTGAAGGTTCTGATGTTGTTTATCTTACTATAGGACTGCAGTACAAAACAAGTGTCTGGATAGAAAAGTGGCCTTTAATAATGAACAATGTTATCAATGCCTGCAAAGAGCACAAAGCAAAGCTGGTTTATTTTGATAATGTTTATTGTTATGGTTTGGTCAAGGGCTGGATGAAAGAAGATACACGCATTAATCCAATAAGTAAAAAGGGGGAAGTACGCGCACAAATTGCACAGATGCTTATGAGTGAGGTAGATAAAGGAGGCTTTGATGCTATAATTGCCCGGTCTGCTGATTTCTATGGACCAAATACTCCGCTAAGTTTTGTTACAGTAACTGTGTTTAATAATTTGATAAAAGGGAAAAAAGCTCAATGGTTTATTGATGCAGATAAAAAGCACTCTATGACCTATACACCCGATGCTGTAAAAGCAACTGCTATTTTGGGAAATACAAGCTCTGCTTATAATCAAATCTGGCATCTTCCTACAAGCAAAAATGTATTAACAGGTAAGGAATTTATCGAACAGGCTGCTAAAGAGTTTGGAGTAAAACAAGATTATATGGTGCTAAAAAAATGGATGCTGCAAATGATCGGATATTTTATACCCGTCATAAGAGAAAGCTTAGAAATGTTATATCAGAACGAGTACGACTATTTGTTTGATAGTACAAAGTTTGAAAAGGCATTTAATTTTATTCCAACCGATTATAAAGATGGTATTGCTGCAACAGTAAAATCGATGAATGTTTAATATCTGCTCTTTATTAGTTCATAAACTTTTTGTGATAAGATTTTGAATTTGGGTAATGCCAAATCTTCCTCAAGCGGAATGAAGCAAGCAACTATATATTTAACTTTTCCATCAACAACAATTCCAACATCATTTGTCCAGTATGAAAACCACCCCGTTTTATGATAGAACATAGCATTGTGTGGTAACCCTTGAGCAAGCTTTGATTTATCAAGCTGTCTTCCCAATAAAGTTTTCAATTGCAGACTAACCCATTCGTTAACAAGAGAGTTTGTATAAATTTTATACATAAAATCTGCAGCGTGTAAAGCACAGGTTTCTGTTCCTCTTATATTTTCATAACCAGGATCTTCAAATTTTCTTTTTAAAAACTTTCTTGTTACTTCGCTTCCATACCATCCGTATAAATGTAAAAGGCTGTCAATGTTTCTTCTCTGTGCAATATCAATCAAACAATTTGATGCAGAGTTATCGCTGCGTGTAATCATTAAATCCAGAAGATAGTTCACATTAACTGTATCACCCTCTTTCAGCAATGATCTCGGATCTGTACTGATCTCACTTTTCCTGTCAACTATATTCGGTTCATTGGCTACATAGGATTGGTATAAAGAATATTTCCCTTCTGATACCTGATGTAATATTTCTGCGGCAACATACATTTTATAAACAGAAGCCGGATAAATAAAATTTTTATAATTAACTCCGCCAAGTTTCGGTTCATCAGAAGTTAAATCAATAACTGCAAATGAGATTTGTTCTATTCCATCTTCACCCACATCGAAATCACGTGCAAGATCAAGCTCTGAAACAATACTGTAAAGTTCTTTAGAAAATTCCTCATCAACTTTGTAATAATCAGGAACTTGAACCTGCTGAGAGCAGAGATTTCCGGCTAAAAGTAAAAATGAAATGCTTAATTGCAATATGAAAATTTTCATCTTAAAATATCTCCCCAATCTGATGTTGGTTTGCCGAGCCAGATCCAGAATATTAAATCTACCATTGCTGGTTCACCGCCAAGCTCTCTGAATCTTAAATTTATCTGTCCCCGATGATATGAGCTGTGAGAAACTATCTGCAGCATAGTTTCATGCATTGTAGCTGGAACAGCCTTTTTGCCTGTTTTTCTTTCCATAAAAATTGACCAGGGAATTTTTATTTCTTTCTCTATAATATTCATTTTTTTAGATTTGATAAACTCAATAAGTTTCTGCTGATATTCAAATCCCCATTTTGCAATTGATTTGAGATCATTAAACTCCTCTGGTTTGGCAATCTCGATTGGTATATCATTCCATAAAAAATAAAACGCATATTGTACTTGATGAAGATGATAAATGAGTTTTTTAATTTTATCATCATCTTGCGCCGCATTAAGAGATAAAACCTTTTTCCAAATCTCAGCATCAGCCCACAACATATGATAAAAAAGTATGCTTAAATCAGAGTTCATTAATATTCCTTAACAGTTTTTATTAAAAATTATATTATCAATTTCAATGATGTTATCCAGTCTGATTGTTATTTCCTTATCAGTTTTAAGATATTCGGTTTTGTCTTTTGAAAACAGATCAGTAATAACACACTCAATCAATTCATTTTCATTTTTATCGTTGAGAAAAAGAATGTTAACTTTTTGTTTTCTAAGTGCCCGAAGCTCAAGCTCATCATAAAGTCCGCAGGCTATCGGCTTATATTTTTTATCCATAGAAAAATCCATTATTTATTTTCCCTATCTGGAGTTCTGTTTTTCATTTGGTTCAGCTTCTTGATTTTAATTGTTTTTCCAAACTTAAGCAAAGATATTTTTATATCTTTTAGGAAATATTCCTCTCTTATTTTTATTACGAGCTGAATCATTAATTACAAATATTAAACCTCAGATTCATTAGAATACCCGAAAAATTTTTACTTTTTAGTACAATAAATCTTATTTAATGCAATCAAGTTATTCAAATTTATGTAATCACAATGAGTAATGTTCTTGAAGTAAAAAACTTAACAAAAGTATTTAAGGATTTTACTGCGGTTAATTCAATTTCCTTTTCAGTTGAGAAAGGAGAAATATTCCAGAGAAAAGCACTGCTTAATGCTGCAATTGAAACAACAACATCACGAAATAAATAATATGTTCCGAAAGTTTCAGCTTTTGCATCTTCCGGCGCTAAATCCATAATTAAAACTTTTCTTGCAGGTTCACCAAATTCTTTTAATCCTCTGATAATAAATGTAACTATCAGCATTAAGTATGACCGGGAGAAATAAACGATGACAAACTTAACAATCAAAAAAGTATTGTTCCTAGTTGATGTGCAGTTTGCTCACCGAATGCTGGAAGAAGAACACCAACCCGAAATGTTGCAACAACGATTGCACTGATTGTAAGTATGAACCAGATAGCGAGAGATTTTAAATAAAGCATTTACTAATTTTTTTCTCTTGTAACTACAGGGACAAAGTCTGCTGGTCGTCCAAGTTTGGGTAACTCGAGAATTTCTCTTGCGCGGTCAAGTGCATCATCGATATTACCATGCACATTATCTTCACCGATCTTATTGATAAATTCTGCCTGAGCTAAAGCCATTAATGGCTGTGTATGAACTCCGGAAAGCACAAGATGAGTTCCATGCTTTTTTGTTTCTTTCAAAAGTTGTTCAAGTGCATGAATTCCGGTTGAATCAATCGCCGGGACATCGCGCATCCTGATAATAATTACTTTAGACGGATTTTCAACTATTCTGACAGTATCTCTGAACTTCGAAACAGCACCAAAGAAGAAAGGACCGTTGATTTCAAAAACTTCTACACCATCAGGAACTTTTTTATTTTGAATTGAATTCGAGTCAACAACTTCCTCTTCATCTTTCAGTTCTCTGGTGATAATTCCGACGTTTGTAACCATTGCCATCCGCCGCATGAATAAAAGCACAGCGAGTATCATACCTATTTGAATAGCAATTGTAAGATCAAAAATTATTGTCAGTAAAAATGTTGTGAGCAATACAGCAATATCACTTTTGGGATATTTAAATACTTCAACAAAAGATCTCCATTCGCTCATATTATAAGCGACAACTATCAAAATAGCAGCAAGAGCAGCCATTGGAATTAATTTTGCCCATTGTCCGAAAAAAAGCATTATTAATAAAAGTACAAATGCATGAACTATACCGGCAACAGGCGTACGTCCTCCGTTTTTAATATTAGTTGCAGTTCTTGCGATCGCACCGGTTGCAGGAATACCACCGAACAAAGGTGTAATAATATTCGCAGCACCCTGTGCAACCAGTTCCATATTTGATCGATGTCTTCCACCAATCATACCATCTGCAACCACTGCAGAAAGTAAAGATTCGATTGCAGCAAGCAATGCAATTGTTGTAGCCGGACTGATTAAATTTCGTATCACTTCAAAATCGAAATGCGGGAGTGCCGGAGAAGGAATTGAAGACGGAATATCTCCAAACCTGCTTCCTATAGTTTCAACCGGAAGATGAAATATCTGAACAAGAAGAGTTGAAATTATTATTGCTACAATTGAACCTGGAATTCTGTGAGTAATTCGCGGAAAGAATATGATAATTAATAATGAAGCAACACCTATTAATAAAGCCCAGTAGTTTATCGAAAATAAATTCTGAGAGTAAATAATCCACTTTTCAAAAAATTCTGATGGAACTGAAACAAGATTCAATCCGAAAAAATCTTTTATCTGTGAAGAAAAAATTATCAGTGCAATTCCACTTGTAAATCCAACAATTACAGGATGAGGAATAAATTTTATAATTGATCCGAATTTCGCAAACCCCATTATTACAAGAATAACTCCCGCCATTATCGTTGCGATAATTAATCCATTAGTTCCGTACTGCTGGACTATTCCATATACAATAATTATGAACGCACCTGTTGGACCGCCGATCTGAACTCTGCTTCCACCCAAAAAAGAAATTATGAAACCAGCAATAACTGCAGTAAGTAATCCTTTGTCCGGAGTAACACCGGAAGCAATTCCAAATGCAATTGCAAGGGGTAAAGCTACAATTCCAACAATAACTCCAGCTGTTAAATCAGATGTAAATTGCTTTTTTGAATAATCTTTGAGAGTGGTAAAAAGTTTTGGATATAACAATTGTAGTTTAAATAAGTCTATGAATTTTTATAATAAAGTCGAACAAAGATAATTTGAATATATTTTCTTAACAAGAAGTAAGAAAAATTTTAATCAAAATTATGCCTGTATACATATGGACTTTTTTGTTTATGTTCACTTATCAATTTAAAATGGAATTTAACCTTTGAAATTAAATATTACTGTTTTAATCACTTTTGTGATTTTAACAGCTTGTTCAGCTTCAAACAAAATTTCAACCAGTTGGAAAAGTCCTGAAGTAACTGATGAATCGACAAAGTTCCAGACTGTTGCAGTATTTACAATGGTAAAAAATTCTGATATGCGTATGGATGTTGAAGAGGCAATTGCCAGCCAGATGCTGAATACTATTGCAGTTCCTTCATATAAGATGATTACAAATGAAGAACTCGCAGTATCTGTAAAGAGTCAATTGATTGAGGATGGATTGTTAGATCCAACAAAGTGATAATTATTTAATTTAAAGAACATAATCCGTAATGAACGAGTTAAAATCCGCTGATGATATCCGTGAATTAGCAAATGCTTTCCGTGAAAGCCGCATATTACTTTCTGCTATCGAATTAAATATATTTTCGGTGATAGACAAACATTTGATTCCAACTGAAGAAATCTCCAATAAAATAAATACAGATCTTAGAGCAACTGACCGATTGCTTAATGCTTTATGCGCGATGGGATTATTAAAAAAAGTCAAAGGAAAGTTTTACAACTCTGATTTGGCTTCAAAATATCTTGTTAAAGATAAACCTGATTTTATGGGAAATCTTTTTCATACAAATCATCTCTGGAAGTTATGGAGTAATCTAACGGAATCAGTAAAGCAGGGTACTTCGCAAAAGGGTGAGCAGACTGAAGAAGAAAAACACAATTGGACTGAATCGTTTATCGAAGCAATGCACTACCGCGGAGTTAATCAGGGAAAGATTCTCGCAATGATGATCGATCTTTCAAATGTAAAAACAATGCTTGATGTAGGCGGCGGGTCTGCAGCATTTTCAATAGAGATTGTGAAAAGTAATCCATCAGTAAAAGCAACTGTTCTTGATCTGCCCCAGGTAATCCCATTAACAAAAAAATATGCGGCTGAAGCAGGGCTGTTTAACAATTTCAATTTCATTGAAGGCAGCTATCATTCTTTAGATTTTGAAGGTGAATATGATTTGATTCTTTTGTCAGCAATTATCCATATAAACAGTTATGAACAAAATAAAATGCTGATAAATAAATGTGTAAACGCTTTGAGTAAAAACGGCACTCTGATAATAAATGATTTTATAATGAGCGACGATAGAACAAAACCTTATCACGGCACCTTGTTTTCGCTTAATATGCTGGTTGGTACTGCTAACGGTGATACTTATACAGAAAAAGAAATCAGAGAATGGTTTGAATCGGCTGGTCTTTCGAAGATTGAAAGAAAGAATACTTCCTTCGGTTCAGATCTGATGATCGCTGTGAAATAATTTTCTGAAGCTATCGAAGCTGTTCTCCTTCAAATCGTCCCCAGTTTATTACACCGCGAAAACCAATATAACTCCACATTCCATCAATTTTGTATGGAAGTCTCATTGAACAATTAAGTAATACATTATTATCAATCATTCCGGGATTGAGATTTAACGAAAAATCTCCGAGCATATTTGTTGTTCCTTCGAAACTGCCGTAACCAATTTGAGGTCCGATGTTTTCACAATTGGAAACAAGACGAAAACGCCAACCGCCCTTTACTTCGATTGAATCAATAGATTCAATCCACAAATATCCTTCAATGATTTTGTTCCAGGAGCTGTCATAGCCAGTGTATTTGTAAGATTTTGGAAAAGAATTTAGATCGGAATTATCCTCACAGGAATAAAAAATCAATAATGAAAAAACTGATAAACACAGAATTAAAGTTTTCATAAAATTCTCAATATTCTTTATTATAGAAACGGACTCCCTCTTCCTTTAGTTTTTCAATCCATATTTTTTCCAGCATTTTCAGTTCTTTATCTATTTCCTGTTGTGTTTCATCTTTCAGTTCCAATTCATCCAGAATTTTTATTTCGAATTCTTTTTCTCCGAGTTTTTTGTAATCATCAATTAACTGCTGAAACGGAAAGCTTTCCATCTTTAAAGTAAACTGAAATCTTCTTATTACAGACGGCAAATCTTTGCTTATCCCAATGAACATTTTATTGTCATGTAAATTATGTACAGCAAAAATCCCAGCCGGCTGTTTTTTTAATTTGTAATCTTCTTTTATTTGTTTCTTGTTTATCATGCTGTTGTTCTGTTTTTATCAACCCAATAACCCCAGAGAATTATTAACCACTGTGCGTTTCCAACAATTGCGATTGCTTTTACTGAATCTGGTGGAGGACTAAAAAGATTTGAAACATATATAAGCACCAAGAAAACAATCAGCCCAATTAAAGAATAAGTACCTGTTTTGTTTTTACTCTTTGTTATCTTGTAATAGAGATAAATTCCTGCGATAAAGATTAATCCTTCAACAAATAACGTAGCAGTAAAACTATTCCATAAACCGAATCCGACTTTTATTCCTTCTCCGGGAAAAACAGGAAGGTCAGGAATGTGAACGAGTAAATCTAAAAACCAGTGGCTGATTACAAGCAAGCCGAGTACAACTGATGTCTTTAAATTCTTTTTGAGGAAGTAATAAACAGCTCCGAATAATATTCCCCAGACAACGGCTGCGAACAGACTATGAGTAAACGGGTAGTAAGTAAAATCAAGAGGAGTAACTGCAGAAATACCGGGCTTTATTTCTACTTTTTCAATTCCAAGCAAAAGAAAAATTGGCCAGATAAGATCAATCCACTGTGCCGCCATAAAATAAGTTCCAAGAGAAGCAGACTTGCTGAATTTTTTTCCAGCAAACCCGACACCAAAATGACCAATAAACATTTAATCCTCATTTTTAAAATTATTTATCAAACAACTTCCTATGGAAGTTAATCTGACCTAAATGGTAATTAAGATAGCATACTGTATTAATAAGCATCTGACAATTTGTGATTCTCTGATTATTAAAAAGCAATGGATAATCCTGATTAAGTATCTCGTCAGTAATATTATCTAATGTCTTTTCAACTACAACAACTGTTTCATCAATCTGTTTGATTAACTCACTTACAGAAATATCATTTTGTGAAAGTTCTAAATCACGATTTCTAATATAACCTGACTTTCCAATTACAGCACCGATAAAGTGATTAAGATTTCCAAGAAGATGAAGACATAAATTGGCGGCTGAATAAGGAATATCTTCTTTTTTCTTCCAGATGTTTTCAGAATTTTTGTAAGAAGATATCTCCCTTTTAAGCTTATCCAAATCTCTAACAATTGATGATTTAATTCCATCAATCATATCAATCCTTTTCACAAACTGTTCGATTAGTTCATTCTCAAAAATAGCCGTTTAAAAATAATAAAGCCCCGATAAATATTTCGGGGCTTTACAGACTTTTATTAAAAAATTATTTTTTCTTCAATACTTTTTTCAATACTTCTTCTTTTGTAATCGGCTTTGTGCAGAAGAACCAATCATGGCACTTAACATCTTTTTCTTTTCCATCCATTCTGTCTTTTGCAGTACCGCAAGAGCCGGCAGTAGGGATAATCACATCATCACCAGGTCTCCAGTCAGCAGGAGTAGCAATACTAAATTCATCTGCAGTTTGTAATGCAATTAATACTCTATAAAGTTCATCAAAATTTCTGCCCAGACTTAATGGATAATAAATAATCGTTCTGATAATTCCTTTCGGATCAATAAAGAAAACTGCACGTACAGCTTTTGTATTACTTTCGCCGGGCTGAAGCATTCCATACTTATTTGCAACTTCCATTGTAATATCTTCAATCAAAGGAAAAGTTACTTCAACATTTTTCATTCCTTTGTATTCAATTTTTTCTTTTATTGTTCTTAACCATGCAATGTGACTGTAAAGACCATCAACTGAAAGCCCGACAAGCTCGCAGTTAGCTTCATTGAATTGTTTTTCCATTGTTGCAAATGTCATAAACTCTGATGTGCAAACAGGAGTAAAGTCGGCAGGATGACTGAATAGTATTACCCATTTGCCGGAATAATCTGCCGGGAAATTAATATCCCCTTGTGTTGTAACTGCTTTAAATGAAGGAGCTTTATCGCCTATTCTTGGCATTGCGGTGATTGTTTGAGTTGTCTGTTCCATTTTTATCTCTCCTAATTATTTTTTTTTGAATTGATGACTGTATGATGAAGAATGCTAAGCAAAGATTCTGTGTTTCATATTAACTGCAGCACAATGAAAGAATATTTCCGTTTACTTGCAAGTCATTGAAGAAATATTTGATTTGCTGGGGAGCAATTATTGATCAGTTTAAACTGTGAAGACGTAATTCAGTTATTCAATTGTTAAATCAGTTAAGAATGAACATAGCCCGACAGTTTATAAATTTTTAATCGCTGCCACGAATTCAGGAATGCTCAGCTTTCTTAAAAAGTAAACACTTTTTTCGAGCTATTTCTATTACTGCATTGTAATTCTACAAATATTAAAACTATAATAAGTTCCATCCCATTGGTATAAACTACATTTTTATAAAGATATGGTGTTAACCCATTAGCTTAAGCGAATCCGCCTTTAATTTGCAGCAAATTTGTCCCGTCAATTTTTTTAATTAAAACAAAAAGGAGTAATAAAATGAAAAATTTGATCATCGCAGTTTTTGTATTCTTATTAACTGCTCAAATATCCGCACAGGATTTATCGCTTTCACAGACAGGAAATATCAATCATAATCAATTTTATGTTGATCTTGTTGGTAAAACTGCTGCACTAAACAGCAACTGGGGACTTTTTGGCGGAATGAAAGCCGGGTACAATATCAATCCAAATGTTAGTATTGGATTAGCTGCTTTCGGAATGATTCCAAATCATTTAGGTGGTTCATATATT is a window of Ignavibacterium sp. DNA encoding:
- a CDS encoding acyl-CoA thioesterase translates to MTNPDNNTNSVFETEIIVRPDDIDMNNHVHNSKYLDYIQTARFIQMRDCYKVPMEEYFERGFTWFASEVQLKYKREMKFGDIAVVKTQVGHWSGAQVTINVWVFNKSTNKVCVEGKILYTLVSISSGRPSRIPEDIIERHNI
- the hisH gene encoding imidazole glycerol phosphate synthase subunit HisH, translating into MITLVDYGDVCIDRVAASLKQITDDFSVSKKESDICNSDKIILAGCGSAITVMRKIQLLNLYSVLRVVKKPILGIGLGMQLMSDYSNEGNFPCLGFFPGTAARFDQSIDENSYKGMQRVSICKPSVLFNGINDQSEFYFNNSFYLIKSDLSTSTYFEKNKCCASIEKDHAYAVQFHPEMSGDAGLKVLQNFIEM
- a CDS encoding NAD-dependent epimerase/dehydratase family protein — protein: MQTILGSTGVIGTGLAKSLTQYTDKIRLVSRNPKQVNSTDQLVTADLTDAHQTLTAVEGSDVVYLTIGLQYKTSVWIEKWPLIMNNVINACKEHKAKLVYFDNVYCYGLVKGWMKEDTRINPISKKGEVRAQIAQMLMSEVDKGGFDAIIARSADFYGPNTPLSFVTVTVFNNLIKGKKAQWFIDADKKHSMTYTPDAVKATAILGNTSSAYNQIWHLPTSKNVLTGKEFIEQAAKEFGVKQDYMVLKKWMLQMIGYFIPVIRESLEMLYQNEYDYLFDSTKFEKAFNFIPTDYKDGIAATVKSMNV
- a CDS encoding serine hydrolase, giving the protein MKIFILQLSISFLLLAGNLCSQQVQVPDYYKVDEEFSKELYSIVSELDLARDFDVGEDGIEQISFAVIDLTSDEPKLGGVNYKNFIYPASVYKMYVAAEILHQVSEGKYSLYQSYVANEPNIVDRKSEISTDPRSLLKEGDTVNVNYLLDLMITRSDNSASNCLIDIAQRRNIDSLLHLYGWYGSEVTRKFLKRKFEDPGYENIRGTETCALHAADFMYKIYTNSLVNEWVSLQLKTLLGRQLDKSKLAQGLPHNAMFYHKTGWFSYWTNDVGIVVDGKVKYIVACFIPLEEDLALPKFKILSQKVYELIKSRY
- a CDS encoding DinB family protein, which codes for MNSDLSILFYHMLWADAEIWKKVLSLNAAQDDDKIKKLIYHLHQVQYAFYFLWNDIPIEIAKPEEFNDLKSIAKWGFEYQQKLIEFIKSKKMNIIEKEIKIPWSIFMERKTGKKAVPATMHETMLQIVSHSSYHRGQINLRFRELGGEPAMVDLIFWIWLGKPTSDWGDILR
- the sulP gene encoding sulfate permease is translated as MLYPKLFTTLKDYSKKQFTSDLTAGVIVGIVALPLAIAFGIASGVTPDKGLLTAVIAGFIISFLGGSRVQIGGPTGAFIIIVYGIVQQYGTNGLIIATIMAGVILVIMGFAKFGSIIKFIPHPVIVGFTSGIALIIFSSQIKDFFGLNLVSVPSEFFEKWIIYSQNLFSINYWALLIGVASLLIIIFFPRITHRIPGSIVAIIISTLLVQIFHLPVETIGSRFGDIPSSIPSPALPHFDFEVIRNLISPATTIALLAAIESLLSAVVADGMIGGRHRSNMELVAQGAANIITPLFGGIPATGAIARTATNIKNGGRTPVAGIVHAFVLLLIMLFFGQWAKLIPMAALAAILIVVAYNMSEWRSFVEVFKYPKSDIAVLLTTFLLTIIFDLTIAIQIGMILAVLLFMRRMAMVTNVGIITRELKDEEEVVDSNSIQNKKVPDGVEVFEINGPFFFGAVSKFRDTVRIVENPSKVIIIRMRDVPAIDSTGIHALEQLLKETKKHGTHLVLSGVHTQPLMALAQAEFINKIGEDNVHGNIDDALDRAREILELPKLGRPADFVPVVTREKN
- a CDS encoding methyltransferase encodes the protein MNELKSADDIRELANAFRESRILLSAIELNIFSVIDKHLIPTEEISNKINTDLRATDRLLNALCAMGLLKKVKGKFYNSDLASKYLVKDKPDFMGNLFHTNHLWKLWSNLTESVKQGTSQKGEQTEEEKHNWTESFIEAMHYRGVNQGKILAMMIDLSNVKTMLDVGGGSAAFSIEIVKSNPSVKATVLDLPQVIPLTKKYAAEAGLFNNFNFIEGSYHSLDFEGEYDLILLSAIIHINSYEQNKMLINKCVNALSKNGTLIINDFIMSDDRTKPYHGTLFSLNMLVGTANGDTYTEKEIREWFESAGLSKIERKNTSFGSDLMIAVK
- a CDS encoding GIY-YIG nuclease family protein, encoding MINKKQIKEDYKLKKQPAGIFAVHNLHDNKMFIGISKDLPSVIRRFQFTLKMESFPFQQLIDDYKKLGEKEFEIKILDELELKDETQQEIDKELKMLEKIWIEKLKEEGVRFYNKEY
- a CDS encoding DUF1572 family protein, whose translation is MIDGIKSSIVRDLDKLKREISSYKNSENIWKKKEDIPYSAANLCLHLLGNLNHFIGAVIGKSGYIRNRDLELSQNDISVSELIKQIDETVVVVEKTLDNITDEILNQDYPLLFNNQRITNCQMLINTVCYLNYHLGQINFHRKLFDK
- a CDS encoding peroxiredoxin produces the protein MEQTTQTITAMPRIGDKAPSFKAVTTQGDINFPADYSGKWVILFSHPADFTPVCTSEFMTFATMEKQFNEANCELVGLSVDGLYSHIAWLRTIKEKIEYKGMKNVEVTFPLIEDITMEVANKYGMLQPGESNTKAVRAVFFIDPKGIIRTIIYYPLSLGRNFDELYRVLIALQTADEFSIATPADWRPGDDVIIPTAGSCGTAKDRMDGKEKDVKCHDWFFCTKPITKEEVLKKVLKKK